TGTCCAAAAATCGATTCTTGAAAAAGATGTGTATATTCGCTAAATCCCGAGAAAGGTTTGATTGTTGATAGTCCATTCCAGTGATGTGTGCTAAGCCAGACAATATAGCCCATCGGGTAATAGAAAAAGACCAGAGTTAAGATGACAGCAGGCAATAGGAATAACATGGCCCACCACCACAAATGCCGCTGACCAACCATGAACGTATCCCCCTACCAAATCGTATCTGTGTTAACCGTTATTATTTAGTGCCTGTTGCGCTGCAATTGCTGCTTGGTGAAGGGCCTGGGAAGCTGACATTTTTCCGTAGAGCGCGTTTTCAATGGCATTGCCGATATCAGCAGATATCTGAGAATAAGCGGGAATCGGTGGGCGAGCCTTTCCCACACTCATTTCCTTGGCAAAGACTTGAATAAACGGATTCTTTTTCAAATACTGTTGATACTGAGTGGATTGTTCAGCGGGAATTGACACGGGTAAATATCCACTGCCGGTATCATATCCGATTTGAAATTGCGGTGACGTGACAAATTTGGCAAAGAGAAAAGCAGCCTTGTTTTGTGCAGGGGTCGTATTGAAAATGAACAAACTTTCCCCCCCGATATTGGTGGCAGCAATTTTGTCTTTGGGTAGAGGGAATGCTCCATAATCAACTTGATGTTGTTGCTGGAGAGCGCTGTAATTCCATGGGCCATTGATCATCATCGCCACTTTTCCGGATTCGAAGTCACCTAGTTGATATGCTTGATTTAAAGGACCAAATGTGGCGACATGATCCTTCATGAGCGTGACCCAGTAATTGAGTGCTTTCACCCCGGCCGGAGAGTCAAAGGTTACTTTTGTCCGTGTGCTATTAAGTAGATGCCCGCCTGCTTGCCACAGTAATGTTTCCCATATCCATACAGTCCACTCCTGATTGCCAATCGGCATTTCAAAGCCGTACGTACCATCGTGTGTCAACTTTTTGGCATCTGTCAGGAATTGTTGCCATGTTGCTGGAGGCGTCTTGATTCCAGCTTGCTTGAATAACTTTTTATTGTAGTACACGGCCAAATCATTGGCATCAAAAGGCATTGTCCATACTTTGCCTTTGTAAACGCCTGTCTTAAGAAGTCCCGGAAATATCGTGGAAGAATTGAATTTCTCACTGTGAAAGTATTTTTGGGCTTCGACAATGGCGTTGGAAGAGGCGAACTGTCCAGTATAAGCTGGGGCAATCCAAAGTAAATTAGGCGGGTTGTGCGCAGCAACAGCACTTTCGATCTTGGGAATTTCCGAATCTGCAGCCCCATAGTTTTGCATCGTGATGTGTATGTTTGGATGTTGCTTTTCAAAGACATGAATTTCTTGTTGAACATAGGCCTGGGTCTGTGGTGACTGAATTCCTTCTTCAAACGTCAATGACACGGGGCCACTCGCGGTAGTGCTTTGACTGGTTCCGCATCCGGCCAAAGCCAATGTGCCAACTGAGGTAAGACATAAGGCGGAAATCCAGCGCATGGATGCATGCATAATCTATCCCTCCAATTTTTCCTCAATAATCTCTTTCAATCGGGACATACGTCGATGGACGGGCTCGATTTCATCAGAACATTCTGCCTGCAATGTCTTGTCTGCTAGTCTTGGATGTATCCTTGGGATGTGCCCTCAATGTTTCGCTGCGATGGCAGACGGGGAATAAATGTGCACGACAGCGTGGTACATGAAGGCACATCAATACCAGTAATCTGTTTGAGTAACAATTCAGCTGCCGTGCGTCCAATGTCATATGTTGGTTGTGATATCACAGACAGTGGTGGCTGAATGAACGATGTCCATGGTTCATCATCTAAGGCTACGAGAGTGAGACTTGCTAACTGGTTAGGATAATTATGCTGCATGGTATAGACAAGGCCCATCGCCATTAAATTATTGCTAATAACCACAACCGTGGGCATGTGTGGATGCTGCACTAACCAGTGAGCTGCTTTAACCCCTCCGTCGTAACGGGAATCTCCTTGAAAGATACATCGTTCAGCGTGTTGGGTCGCTTTGAGAAAGCCTTCTAATCGATTTTTCGTTGTGGACAATCCTTGTCGTCCAGTAATAAAACCAAAACGTTTATGCCCCTGCTTTTTAAAGAACTCGACGGCTTCAACCACCGCCTGTTGGCTATCGGTGGTGACGGCAGGTAATGCTAGATGCGTCAATTGTCGGTCAAAAGTGACGACTGGTACCGGTATTTGCGCATAGAAGGTCGTATCATCGTTTTCGGTCCGAACCGGGGCCAGTAATATGCCGTCAACTCCTTTGGCTACCAAGTTTTGAATCGCTTCTTCTTCATGGTTGGCATCTTCATCGGAGTGACTAACAATGACGGTGTAATGCGCTTCGCGAGCAACAGTTTCAACGCCACGAAATACTTGCGCAAAGAATGGGTTAGCCATGTCAGCTGCAATAAATCCAATAGTTCGTAAGGTATTTTTTCGGAGTCCACGACCTAAGGCGGATGGGACAAAGTTCAATTCTTTCATGACCTGTAAAACATGATTACGCGTCTTTTCCGCAACCGGACGGGTTCCATTGATGACATGGGATACCGTTGCAGTAGATACACCAGCACGTTTGGCTACGTCACGAATGGTTGCCATGAAATTTCCCCCATCACTAAGGTAATCGTTTACACGTAAACGATTACCTTTAGAATAGATGTAATATAGTGGTAAGTCAATAATTTTGCAAAAGATTATCAAAATAAAAAGAATATCATACAAACAGTGAAGTATCTAACTATTCGTCAACTTGGACGAAATGTATAGAGTGCATAATTTAAAGTTAACAATGCTCATTGTGACGGCTTAAGCATGATTCGGTTTAACACGAAAGTGCGGACTGTTATAGAGCACTGTGGTAGTAAAAGTTATCAAGAATAAATAGTCATACTGCCATGATTGACCGATTAGCCTTTCACGGACATTTTGTGCTTTTTGAAGACGAAATATAAGCGGGTGATGGGCCTTTGGGGAGTGGCATCCGAGCCGTTGAGCAGCACACCGCATCCCCTCGCACACCAGCTATCCGTATCTCCTCAACAGGGTCACGCCGGCATAGGTATATAGCCAAATAAAAAGGGTTCTCCCTCACATTTGTTGATAGTTTGTAGATCGGGGTCATAGATAATGGGATCTGACTTGACGCGGATTCGGAGGTAACCTGACTGTTAGGGACGCAAAGGGGTCCTTTATAAAGTGGACCATGTGGTCCTGCCTGGAATCATCGCCATTGGTTATTCTTAATAGAGAACAAAGTGGAGCGTTAACGAGATTAGTATTTTCGCAAGACGCTCTTGACTGTCTCCAGTGTTGATGAGGATGAAACAATAATTTGTATGGCTCGGTATGAACTTTTTGATAAAAAGCCGAATGAAGATGCCTTAAATGAGGATCACTTAAACCCTCATA
The Sulfobacillus thermosulfidooxidans DNA segment above includes these coding regions:
- a CDS encoding ABC transporter substrate-binding protein, with the protein product MHASMRWISALCLTSVGTLALAGCGTSQSTTASGPVSLTFEEGIQSPQTQAYVQQEIHVFEKQHPNIHITMQNYGAADSEIPKIESAVAAHNPPNLLWIAPAYTGQFASSNAIVEAQKYFHSEKFNSSTIFPGLLKTGVYKGKVWTMPFDANDLAVYYNKKLFKQAGIKTPPATWQQFLTDAKKLTHDGTYGFEMPIGNQEWTVWIWETLLWQAGGHLLNSTRTKVTFDSPAGVKALNYWVTLMKDHVATFGPLNQAYQLGDFESGKVAMMINGPWNYSALQQQHQVDYGAFPLPKDKIAATNIGGESLFIFNTTPAQNKAAFLFAKFVTSPQFQIGYDTGSGYLPVSIPAEQSTQYQQYLKKNPFIQVFAKEMSVGKARPPIPAYSQISADIGNAIENALYGKMSASQALHQAAIAAQQALNNNG
- a CDS encoding LacI family DNA-binding transcriptional regulator produces the protein MATIRDVAKRAGVSTATVSHVINGTRPVAEKTRNHVLQVMKELNFVPSALGRGLRKNTLRTIGFIAADMANPFFAQVFRGVETVAREAHYTVIVSHSDEDANHEEEAIQNLVAKGVDGILLAPVRTENDDTTFYAQIPVPVVTFDRQLTHLALPAVTTDSQQAVVEAVEFFKKQGHKRFGFITGRQGLSTTKNRLEGFLKATQHAERCIFQGDSRYDGGVKAAHWLVQHPHMPTVVVISNNLMAMGLVYTMQHNYPNQLASLTLVALDDEPWTSFIQPPLSVISQPTYDIGRTAAELLLKQITGIDVPSCTTLSCTFIPRLPSQRNIEGTSQGYIQD